A region from the Papaver somniferum cultivar HN1 unplaced genomic scaffold, ASM357369v1 unplaced-scaffold_125, whole genome shotgun sequence genome encodes:
- the LOC113331503 gene encoding pre-mRNA-processing ATP-dependent RNA helicase PRP5-like isoform X2 translates to MELPFQWGGGNGRYPYFHGVAGEDRIIIESYPTISASDIEKVRLYSYDWNKKTSTKKAKDGVVSELVSVSLFSKLAFVTLFRSFAESLWPVRGRQFRHQETEKARLRLNVDITAAPDSAPAPAPIESFTNMAQAMPVALNGRDLSGCAETGSGKIAAFAIPMIQHCLAQPSVQRGDGPLALGLAPTRERAQQIEKEVRLLIIYHKISGIFAPVLSSYVYYTIRFFVS, encoded by the exons ATGGAATTACCTTTTCAGTGGGGGGGCGGGAATGGTAGATATCCTTACTTCCATGGTGTTGCGGGAGAAGACCGGATCATTATCGAGTCCTACCCAACTATTTCGGCATCAGATATAGAGAAAGTCCGTCTATATTCTTATGATTGGAATAAGAAGACGTCAACAAAAAAAGCTAAAGATGGTGTGGTTTCAGAGTTGGTTTCTGTTTCCTTATTTTCCAAATTAGCTTTTGTTACCTTATTTAGATCTTTTGCGGAAAGCCTTTGGCCTGTTCGAGGGCGCCAATTCAGACACCAAGAA ACTGAAAAGGCTCGTTTGCGGCTAAATGTTGATATTACTGCTGCACCAGATTCCGCTCCTGCACCTGCGCCAATTGAATCTTTTACAAATATG GCCCAAGCTATGCCAGTTGCTCTGAATGGAAGGGATCTTTCGGGTTGTGCAGAGACTGGGAGTGGGAAAATTGCTGCTTTTGCTATTCCAATGATTCAG CATTGCTTAGCCCAGCCTTCTGTTCAGCGAGGTGATGGTCCTCTTGCGTTAGGATTGGCACCTACCAGAGAACGTGCCCAGCAGATAGAGAAAGAGGTGAGGTTACTGATTATCTACCACAAGATTAGTGGCATTTTTGCGCCGGTTCTTTCATCTTATGTGTATTACACAATCAGATTTTTTGTATCGTAA
- the LOC113331503 gene encoding DEAD-box ATP-dependent RNA helicase 24-like isoform X1: MELPFQWGGGNGRYPYFHGVAGEDRIIIESYPTISASDIEKVRLYSYDWNKKTSTKKAKDGVVSELVSVSLFSKLAFVTLFRSFAESLWPVRGRQFRHQETEKARLRLNVDITAAPDSAPAPAPIESFTNMCLHESIMKDISFHKYSRPTSIQAQAMPVALNGRDLSGCAETGSGKIAAFAIPMIQHCLAQPSVQRGDGPLALGLAPTRERAQQIEKEVRLLIIYHKISGIFAPVLSSYVYYTIRFFVS; this comes from the exons ATGGAATTACCTTTTCAGTGGGGGGGCGGGAATGGTAGATATCCTTACTTCCATGGTGTTGCGGGAGAAGACCGGATCATTATCGAGTCCTACCCAACTATTTCGGCATCAGATATAGAGAAAGTCCGTCTATATTCTTATGATTGGAATAAGAAGACGTCAACAAAAAAAGCTAAAGATGGTGTGGTTTCAGAGTTGGTTTCTGTTTCCTTATTTTCCAAATTAGCTTTTGTTACCTTATTTAGATCTTTTGCGGAAAGCCTTTGGCCTGTTCGAGGGCGCCAATTCAGACACCAAGAA ACTGAAAAGGCTCGTTTGCGGCTAAATGTTGATATTACTGCTGCACCAGATTCCGCTCCTGCACCTGCGCCAATTGAATCTTTTACAAATATG TGTTTGCATGAAAGTATCATGAAAGATATATCGTTTCACAAGTATTCTAGACCGACCTCTATTCAGGCCCAAGCTATGCCAGTTGCTCTGAATGGAAGGGATCTTTCGGGTTGTGCAGAGACTGGGAGTGGGAAAATTGCTGCTTTTGCTATTCCAATGATTCAG CATTGCTTAGCCCAGCCTTCTGTTCAGCGAGGTGATGGTCCTCTTGCGTTAGGATTGGCACCTACCAGAGAACGTGCCCAGCAGATAGAGAAAGAGGTGAGGTTACTGATTATCTACCACAAGATTAGTGGCATTTTTGCGCCGGTTCTTTCATCTTATGTGTATTACACAATCAGATTTTTTGTATCGTAA